TAGAGAAGTACTTGAATCTATTGAAGAAGTAGTAAACGAACATCCAGAATTTGAGCGAGCAGGAATCATCGATAGAATTATTGAACCAGATAGAGTTTTAATGTTTAAAGTTCCGTGGGTGGATGATCAAGGGAATGTACACGTGAATCGTGGTTACCGCGTACAGTTTAATAATGCTATTGGTCCATACAAAGGAGGTCTTCGTTTTCACCCCAGTGTTAATTTGTCGATTCTTAAGTTTTTGGGTTTTGAGCAAATATTTAAAAATAGTCTAACCTCACTTGCCATGGGTGGTGCGAAAGGGGGTAGCGATTTTGATCCTAAAGGTAAGAGTGATCGGGAAATTATGCGCTTTTGTCAGAGTTTTATGTTAGAACTTTGGAAGATTTTAGGGCCTGAAATTGATGTGCCAGCTGGCGACATTGGTGTTGGAGCTCGTGAGATAGGGTACTTATATGGTATGTATAAGAAGCTAACCCATGAACATAACGGTGTTCTTACTGGAAAAAGTATCAATTGGGGTGGATCGTTAATTCGTCCAGAAGCTACAGGTTTTGGCGTGGTATATTTTGCAGAAGAAATGCTTCGTACGAGGAACGACACTATTAAAGGAAAAACAGTAACTGTTTCTGGTTTTGGAAATGTTGCATGGGGTGCTATAACTAAAGCAACAGAAATGGGAGCTAAAGTGGTTACTATTAGCGGACCTGATGGTTATATTTATGATCCTGAAGGTATAACTGGTAGGAAGATTGATTTTCTTCTTGAGCTTCGTGCAAGTAATCAAGACATTTGTAAGCCCTATATATATGAATTTCCCAATGCTCAGTTTATACCCAACAAAAGGCCATGGGAAGTAAAATGTGATGTAGCTTTGCCTTGTGCAACGCAAAATGAGCTTGATAAGCAGGATGCCATCAATTTGGTGAACAATGGGTGCATTTGTGTAGCAGAGGGTGCCAACATGCCTTCAACCCCTGAAGCCATTGAGGTCTTTCTTGAAAACAAGATTCTTTTTTCACCTGGAAAAGCTTCAAATGCTGGTGGTGTTGCTGTTTCGGGGCTTGAGATGTCGCAAAATGCAATGAAGTTATCGTGGGGTCGGGAGGAAGTTGATAGGAGATTGAGGGAAATCATGAGCAACATTCATGCATCTTGTGTTAAGTATGGTAGGCAAGAAGATGGTTTTGTAAATTACGTAAAGGGTGCGAACATTGCTGGTTTTCTTAAAGTTGCCCAAAGCATGCTTGAGCAGGGTATTATTTAGTCATGTAATGTCTTTTACTGACATAATATTTTAGGGTTAAACTCCGCCCGTGGCGGAGTTTATTTTAAAATCATAATTTTATAAAAATATGGGCAATTTTTTGGTAGGGGTCGACATAGGGGGTACCATTACGAAGATTGGGTTGGTTCATGAGGATGGTACTCTGATTGGGTTACGAAAAATAAAAACACGTGATTATTTAGATCTAATGGATTTTATTGAAGCAATTCACATCTCCTTAGAATCGGTTTTTCAAGAAGTAGGAATTAAATCAGTTCAAGTGAGGGGCTTGGGTATTGGAGCACCTAATGGAAATCCGAAAACAGGTTGTATTCATCATGCTGCGAATTTGCCATGGAGTGGGGAGATACCTTTGGCTAAAATACTGGAACAGGAAACA
The Bacteroidales bacterium genome window above contains:
- the gdhA gene encoding NADP-specific glutamate dehydrogenase, which produces MNVEKIMQELERKNPGEVEYLQAVREVLESIEEVVNEHPEFERAGIIDRIIEPDRVLMFKVPWVDDQGNVHVNRGYRVQFNNAIGPYKGGLRFHPSVNLSILKFLGFEQIFKNSLTSLAMGGAKGGSDFDPKGKSDREIMRFCQSFMLELWKILGPEIDVPAGDIGVGAREIGYLYGMYKKLTHEHNGVLTGKSINWGGSLIRPEATGFGVVYFAEEMLRTRNDTIKGKTVTVSGFGNVAWGAITKATEMGAKVVTISGPDGYIYDPEGITGRKIDFLLELRASNQDICKPYIYEFPNAQFIPNKRPWEVKCDVALPCATQNELDKQDAINLVNNGCICVAEGANMPSTPEAIEVFLENKILFSPGKASNAGGVAVSGLEMSQNAMKLSWGREEVDRRLREIMSNIHASCVKYGRQEDGFVNYVKGANIAGFLKVAQSMLEQGII